In Myxococcus stipitatus, the following are encoded in one genomic region:
- a CDS encoding phage portal protein, producing MGFWGRMKAAVSREPRKGTGLELARWQQAPPRRGTAQLLAAYREMPWLRAVIDVVADSVAGVQWRAYRRVQKDGQPVKDYALRSATREVRAGRLKAMLEAGEAQEVPDHPVLKLLSDPNDHLTGRSVTKLVQVYLDLVGEAFLVMERVGGVPVGFWPVPPSTVTRLPALDVPREQRTYTVTVGKVSRDIPASDVLHLRNLDPEDPLGRGIGPAYALGDELDTDEYVARFLKTSFWNNMLPPAIASIEGLSDANSAGARTFKESLAREHQGPDKAGKLLITNGKVTFARLDTSFKDMQLVELRRFLMDFVRMTFRVPPEIVGDISSSNKATAFAARENLAEQATLPRMEFLRTEYQMRLMPLLGDEGAILDYDSPVPADLEHQLRVMGTMPEAFSYDEWRELAGLRPDPSRQGYPLPLPGQSPLEVEG from the coding sequence ATGGGTTTCTGGGGCCGGATGAAGGCGGCGGTGAGTCGCGAGCCGCGCAAGGGGACAGGGCTGGAGCTGGCGCGCTGGCAACAGGCGCCGCCGCGTCGGGGAACAGCGCAGCTCCTTGCCGCGTACCGCGAGATGCCGTGGCTCCGCGCGGTCATTGACGTAGTGGCCGACTCGGTGGCGGGCGTTCAATGGCGCGCCTATCGCCGTGTGCAGAAGGACGGGCAGCCAGTGAAGGACTACGCGCTCCGAAGTGCGACGCGCGAGGTCCGTGCCGGGCGCCTGAAGGCGATGCTGGAGGCGGGGGAGGCGCAAGAAGTCCCTGACCATCCCGTCCTCAAGCTGCTCTCAGACCCGAACGACCATCTCACCGGGCGCAGTGTGACGAAGCTCGTGCAGGTGTACCTCGACCTGGTGGGCGAGGCGTTCCTGGTGATGGAGCGCGTGGGCGGCGTGCCGGTGGGCTTCTGGCCGGTGCCTCCGAGCACCGTCACGAGGTTGCCCGCGCTGGACGTGCCCCGCGAGCAACGCACGTACACCGTGACGGTGGGCAAGGTGTCGCGAGACATTCCAGCCAGCGACGTGTTGCACCTGCGCAACCTCGACCCCGAGGACCCGCTGGGGCGCGGCATCGGCCCGGCCTATGCGCTGGGGGATGAGCTGGACACGGACGAGTACGTGGCGCGGTTCCTCAAGACGTCCTTCTGGAACAACATGCTGCCTCCTGCCATCGCCTCGATTGAGGGGCTCTCCGATGCGAACAGCGCAGGCGCGCGGACCTTCAAGGAGTCACTTGCCCGCGAGCACCAGGGACCGGACAAGGCGGGGAAGCTCCTCATCACCAACGGCAAGGTGACGTTTGCTCGGCTGGACACGAGCTTCAAGGACATGCAGTTGGTGGAGTTGCGGCGCTTCCTGATGGACTTCGTCCGGATGACATTCAGGGTGCCCCCTGAAATCGTCGGAGACATCTCCAGCTCCAACAAGGCCACCGCCTTCGCGGCGCGGGAGAACCTTGCCGAGCAGGCGACCTTGCCGCGTATGGAATTCCTCCGCACCGAGTACCAGATGCGGCTGATGCCGTTGTTGGGCGATGAAGGGGCCATCCTTGACTACGACAGCCCTGTCCCGGCGGACCTAGAGCACCAGCTCCGTGTGATGGGCACGATGCCGGAGGCGTTCAGCTACGATGAATGGCGCGAGTTGGCGGGACTCCGGCCGGACCCGAGTAGGCAGGGGTATCCTCTTCCGCTGCCGGGCCAGTCTCCACTCGAAGTTGAGGGGTAA